The following are encoded in a window of Sinorhizobium sojae CCBAU 05684 genomic DNA:
- a CDS encoding methyl-accepting chemotaxis protein has protein sequence MFSFAKSADAHHIIEALSKSQAIVQFDLAGNVLGANDNFCKALGYRPEEITGRHHRLFCAPEYVSTDEYRDFWLRLGRGEFESDTFRRIAKGGREIWIQATYNPVFRNGKPCKIVKFATDITAAKMRATEDAGKLDAISRSQAVIEFTPTGEVLAANENFCNALGYELTEIVGRHHSMFCEPGYAGTAEYADFWKRLAQGEFIANEFVRYGKRGKEVWIQAAYNPLRDPNGRVYKVVKYATDVTERMGAINALGAGLRALAEGDLTLSLDAPFVPSMELVRKDFNEALARLRRAMQTVGENASGIAGGAREIRSAADDLSKRTEQQAASVEETAAALDQITTTVTDTSRRAEDAGNLVAKTKEGAERSGLVVKSAINAMGQIEQSSREISNIINVIDSIAFQTNLLALNAGVEAARAGEAGKGFAVVAQEVRELAQRSANAAKEIKTLITTSGEHVKSGASLVGQTGTELEAIIAQVNDIDVNVSAIVEAAREQATGLREINQAVNAMDQTTQQNAAMVEESTAASHRMSLEADALHTLLRQFRIGPATAEAYQPAAPLHATGKAARSGTRSNLALVPAGNQWADF, from the coding sequence ATGTTTTCTTTCGCGAAAAGCGCGGATGCGCACCACATCATTGAAGCATTGTCCAAGTCGCAAGCAATCGTTCAGTTCGATCTCGCCGGCAATGTCCTCGGCGCGAACGACAACTTCTGCAAGGCGCTCGGCTACCGCCCGGAGGAAATCACCGGCCGGCACCATCGTTTGTTCTGCGCCCCCGAATACGTCTCGACCGATGAATATCGCGATTTCTGGTTGCGACTTGGCCGCGGCGAGTTCGAGAGCGACACCTTCAGGCGCATTGCCAAGGGGGGCCGGGAGATATGGATCCAGGCGACCTACAACCCGGTCTTCCGCAACGGCAAGCCATGCAAGATCGTGAAATTTGCGACGGACATCACCGCCGCAAAGATGAGGGCCACGGAAGATGCCGGCAAGCTCGATGCCATTTCCCGCTCCCAGGCTGTGATCGAATTTACCCCGACGGGCGAGGTGCTCGCGGCCAATGAAAACTTCTGCAATGCGCTTGGCTACGAACTCACCGAAATCGTCGGTCGGCACCACAGCATGTTCTGCGAGCCCGGTTATGCGGGCACGGCCGAATACGCGGATTTCTGGAAGAGGCTGGCTCAGGGCGAATTCATTGCCAACGAGTTCGTCCGTTACGGGAAGAGAGGCAAGGAGGTCTGGATTCAGGCAGCCTACAACCCCCTTCGCGATCCGAATGGCCGCGTATACAAGGTCGTGAAGTATGCGACCGACGTCACCGAACGGATGGGCGCGATCAACGCACTCGGGGCCGGCTTACGGGCCCTTGCCGAGGGCGATCTGACACTGTCGCTCGATGCACCCTTCGTGCCCAGTATGGAACTGGTGCGCAAGGACTTCAACGAGGCGTTGGCCCGCCTCCGTCGGGCCATGCAGACGGTCGGTGAAAACGCCAGCGGCATCGCAGGCGGAGCGCGCGAGATCCGATCGGCCGCCGACGATCTTTCAAAACGAACCGAACAACAGGCGGCTTCGGTCGAGGAAACGGCGGCGGCACTTGACCAGATCACCACCACCGTCACCGACACGAGCCGCCGAGCGGAGGATGCGGGCAATCTGGTCGCCAAGACCAAGGAGGGCGCGGAACGCTCCGGTCTCGTCGTCAAGAGCGCGATCAACGCGATGGGCCAGATCGAGCAATCCTCCCGCGAGATCAGCAACATCATCAACGTGATCGATTCGATCGCCTTTCAGACCAACCTCCTGGCGCTCAATGCAGGGGTCGAGGCGGCCCGCGCAGGCGAGGCCGGCAAGGGCTTCGCCGTCGTGGCACAGGAGGTGCGCGAACTGGCACAGCGTTCGGCAAACGCGGCGAAGGAAATCAAGACGCTGATCACGACCTCCGGCGAGCATGTGAAGAGCGGCGCTTCGCTGGTCGGCCAGACGGGTACCGAACTGGAAGCAATCATCGCCCAGGTCAATGATATCGATGTCAACGTCTCGGCGATCGTCGAAGCGGCGCGTGAGCAGGCAACAGGTCTGCGGGAGATCAACCAGGCCGTCAATGCCATGGACCAGACGACGCAGCAGAACGCGGCCATGGTGGAGGAAAGCACTGCCGCGAGCCACAGGATGTCGCTGGAGGCTGATGCATTGCACACCCTGCTTCGCCAGTTCCGGATCGGACCGGCTACAGCAGAAGCATACCAGCCGGCCGCACCCCTGCACGCCACCGGCAAGGCGGCGCGCAGCGGGACAAGATCGAACCTTGCCCTCGTTCCGGCCGGCAACCAGTGGGCGGATTTCTGA
- a CDS encoding formate dehydrogenase subunit delta: MSTESTNAKLIYMANQIATFFQSQPANEAAQGVATHINKYWEPRMRRKLFEHIDHGGEGLKPLVLEAASKIRRPEAAIDPAACL; the protein is encoded by the coding sequence ATGTCGACTGAAAGCACCAATGCCAAGCTCATCTATATGGCGAACCAGATCGCCACGTTTTTCCAGAGCCAGCCGGCAAACGAGGCGGCGCAAGGCGTCGCCACTCACATCAACAAATATTGGGAACCACGCATGCGTCGCAAGCTGTTCGAGCATATCGACCACGGCGGCGAGGGGCTGAAGCCTCTGGTGCTGGAAGCGGCCTCGAAGATCAGGCGGCCGGAAGCGGCCATAGATCCCGCAGCATGCCTTTAA
- the fdhD gene encoding formate dehydrogenase accessory sulfurtransferase FdhD, translating to MTRFRTTQTVPESARRVGVRVGQSRVVPEEVPVALTYGGSTHAVMMATPADLEDFAVGFSLTEGIISDPDQIDAIDVVAEEKGIDLQITLKDEVNEALRLRRRHMAGPVGCGLCGIESIEEAVRSTPSVSASPLRLTDEDVVQAVALLDGKQPLHSETRAVHGAAFYVPGSGLIAVREDVGRHNALDKLTGAAARAGFKGVQGAVVVTSRVSLEMVQKTAITGSPVIIAISAPTALAIRTAEEAGITLVALVRGDEFEIFTHAERIEWDGGSARLSARMPL from the coding sequence ATGACCCGCTTCCGCACGACGCAGACGGTTCCCGAGAGCGCGCGGCGTGTTGGCGTGCGGGTCGGTCAATCGCGCGTGGTGCCGGAAGAAGTGCCGGTAGCCCTGACCTATGGCGGTTCCACGCATGCGGTGATGATGGCGACGCCCGCCGATCTCGAGGATTTCGCCGTCGGCTTCAGCCTGACGGAGGGCATCATCTCCGATCCTGATCAGATCGACGCAATCGATGTCGTGGCCGAGGAGAAGGGCATCGATCTGCAGATCACTCTCAAGGACGAGGTGAACGAAGCGTTGCGGCTGCGCCGCCGCCACATGGCCGGGCCGGTCGGCTGCGGCCTTTGCGGTATCGAATCGATCGAGGAGGCCGTGCGCTCCACGCCGAGTGTTTCGGCTTCGCCGCTAAGACTCACCGATGAGGACGTCGTACAGGCCGTCGCGCTTCTCGACGGCAAGCAGCCTCTGCACAGCGAAACGCGCGCCGTGCATGGCGCGGCATTCTATGTGCCGGGAAGCGGATTGATCGCCGTCCGCGAGGATGTCGGTCGACACAATGCTTTGGACAAACTGACGGGGGCGGCCGCGCGGGCCGGTTTCAAGGGCGTCCAAGGCGCCGTCGTCGTCACCTCGCGCGTCTCCCTCGAGATGGTCCAGAAGACGGCGATCACCGGCAGTCCGGTGATCATCGCCATTTCCGCCCCGACGGCTCTTGCGATCCGCACCGCTGAAGAGGCGGGGATAACGCTGGTCGCGCTCGTGCGCGGCGACGAATTCGAAATCTTCACCCACGCCGAACGCATAGAGTGGGACGGGGGTAGCGCTCGGCTTTCCGCCCGCATGCCGCTCTGA
- the fdhF gene encoding formate dehydrogenase subunit alpha has product MSLIHEIDYGTPASNSEKLVTLTIDGCEITVPEGTSIMRAAMEAGIEVPKLCASDMMDAFGSCRLCLVEIEGRAGMPASCTTPVAQGISVSTQTQRLKDVRRGVMELYISDHPLDCLTCAANGDCELQDMAGAVGLRDVRYGYDGANHVTARNNGDINVNWVPKDETNPYFTFDPAKCIVCSRCVRACEEVQGTFALTISGRGFDSRVSAGMSEDFISSECVSCGACVQACPTATLTEKSVIEIGQPEHSVVTTCAYCGVGCSFKAEMRGEELVRMVPWKDGQANRGHSCVKGRFAYGYSTHKDRILNPMIREKITDPWREVTWEEAYAHVASEFRRIQYQYGRDSVGGITSSRCTNEETYLVQKLVRAGFGNNNVDTCARVCHSPTGYGLNQTFGTSAGTQNFDSVEHTDVAVIIGANPTDGHPVFASRLKKRLRQGAKLIVIDPRRIDLVRSAHVEAAYHLPIKPGTNVAILTALAHVIVTEGLANEAFIRERCDWSEFEDWAAFVSEPYHSPEATESYTGVPAELVRGAARLYATGGNGAIYYGLGVTEHSQGSTTVMAIANLAMATGNIGRPGVGVNPLRGQNNVQGSCDMGSFPHELPGYRHISDDATRETFEKLWGVTLNNEPGLRIPNMLDAAVDGTFKGLYIQGEDILQSDPDTKHVAAGLAAMECVVVQDLFLNETANYAHVFLPGSTFLEKDGTFTNAERRINRVRRVMRPKNGYADWEVTQKLAQAMGLDWNYGHPSEIMDEIAATTPTFAMVSYDYLDKMGSVQWPCNEKAPLGSPIMHVDGFVRGKGKFIRTEYVATDEKTGPRFPLLLTTGRILSHYNVGAQTRRTENVAWHPEDLLEIHPHDAEQRGIRDGDWVKLASRSGETTLRALITDRVAPGVVYTTFHHPTTQANVITTDFSDWATNCPEYKVTAVQVAPSNGPTDWQRDYDEQARQSRRIAGKLEAAE; this is encoded by the coding sequence ATGTCCCTCATTCATGAAATCGACTACGGCACTCCTGCTTCTAACTCCGAAAAGCTGGTGACGCTGACGATCGACGGGTGCGAGATCACCGTGCCGGAGGGCACCTCGATCATGCGCGCGGCGATGGAGGCGGGCATAGAAGTGCCGAAGCTCTGTGCCTCCGACATGATGGACGCGTTCGGCTCCTGCCGGCTGTGTCTCGTCGAGATCGAAGGGCGTGCCGGCATGCCCGCCTCTTGCACCACTCCGGTGGCACAAGGCATCAGCGTCTCCACGCAGACGCAGCGCCTCAAGGATGTCCGCCGCGGCGTGATGGAGCTCTATATCTCCGATCATCCGCTCGACTGCCTGACCTGTGCGGCCAACGGCGATTGCGAACTGCAGGACATGGCGGGCGCGGTTGGCCTACGCGACGTGCGCTACGGTTATGACGGCGCCAATCACGTCACGGCGCGCAACAATGGCGATATCAACGTCAACTGGGTGCCGAAGGACGAAACCAATCCCTATTTCACCTTCGATCCGGCGAAATGCATCGTCTGCTCGCGCTGCGTGCGCGCCTGCGAAGAGGTGCAGGGCACCTTTGCGCTGACGATTAGCGGCCGCGGCTTCGATTCGCGTGTCTCCGCCGGCATGAGCGAGGATTTCATCTCCTCCGAATGCGTCTCCTGCGGCGCCTGCGTGCAGGCCTGCCCGACGGCGACGCTGACTGAAAAATCGGTGATCGAAATCGGCCAGCCGGAGCATTCAGTCGTCACCACCTGCGCCTATTGCGGCGTCGGCTGTTCGTTCAAGGCGGAAATGCGCGGCGAGGAGCTGGTGCGCATGGTGCCGTGGAAGGACGGTCAGGCGAATCGCGGCCATTCCTGCGTCAAAGGCCGCTTCGCCTATGGCTATTCGACCCACAAGGACCGCATCCTCAATCCGATGATCCGCGAGAAGATCACCGATCCTTGGCGCGAGGTCACCTGGGAGGAGGCGTATGCGCATGTCGCTTCCGAGTTCCGCCGCATCCAGTATCAGTATGGCCGCGATTCGGTCGGCGGCATCACCTCGTCGCGCTGCACCAATGAGGAGACCTATCTGGTGCAGAAGCTGGTGCGCGCCGGCTTCGGCAACAACAATGTCGATACCTGCGCCCGCGTCTGCCATTCGCCGACCGGCTACGGCCTCAACCAGACCTTCGGCACTTCTGCCGGCACGCAGAATTTCGACAGCGTCGAACATACGGATGTCGCCGTCATCATCGGCGCCAATCCGACCGACGGCCACCCGGTCTTCGCCTCGCGGCTGAAGAAGCGGCTGCGCCAGGGCGCGAAGCTGATCGTCATCGATCCGCGGCGGATCGACCTCGTCCGCTCGGCCCATGTCGAAGCCGCCTACCACCTGCCGATCAAGCCGGGCACCAACGTCGCCATCCTCACGGCGCTCGCCCACGTTATCGTCACAGAGGGACTGGCAAACGAGGCCTTCATCCGCGAGCGCTGCGACTGGTCGGAATTCGAGGATTGGGCGGCCTTCGTTTCCGAGCCCTATCACAGCCCGGAGGCGACCGAATCCTATACCGGCGTTCCGGCGGAACTGGTCCGCGGCGCGGCGCGGCTCTATGCCACCGGCGGCAACGGCGCGATCTATTACGGCCTCGGCGTCACCGAGCACAGCCAGGGCTCGACCACTGTCATGGCGATCGCCAACCTCGCGATGGCCACCGGCAACATCGGCCGGCCGGGCGTCGGCGTCAATCCGCTACGCGGCCAAAACAACGTGCAGGGCTCCTGCGACATGGGCTCCTTCCCGCACGAGCTGCCCGGCTACCGGCATATCTCGGACGACGCCACGCGCGAGACCTTCGAGAAGCTCTGGGGCGTGACGCTCAACAACGAGCCGGGCCTGCGTATCCCCAACATGCTCGATGCTGCCGTCGACGGCACCTTCAAGGGCCTCTACATCCAGGGCGAGGACATCCTGCAGTCCGACCCGGATACGAAGCACGTGGCCGCCGGACTTGCCGCGATGGAATGCGTCGTCGTGCAGGATCTCTTCCTCAACGAGACGGCCAACTACGCCCATGTCTTCCTTCCGGGCTCGACCTTCCTGGAAAAGGACGGCACCTTCACCAATGCCGAGCGGCGCATCAACCGTGTGCGCCGCGTGATGCGGCCGAAGAACGGCTATGCCGACTGGGAGGTGACGCAGAAGCTCGCCCAGGCGATGGGGCTCGACTGGAACTATGGGCATCCGTCCGAGATCATGGATGAGATCGCAGCGACGACGCCGACCTTCGCCATGGTTTCCTATGATTATCTCGACAAGATGGGCTCCGTGCAGTGGCCCTGCAACGAGAAGGCGCCGCTCGGTTCGCCGATCATGCATGTCGACGGCTTCGTGCGCGGCAAGGGCAAGTTCATCCGCACGGAATATGTGGCGACCGACGAGAAGACCGGCCCGCGCTTCCCGCTGCTTTTGACGACGGGCCGAATCCTCAGCCACTACAATGTGGGCGCACAGACGCGGCGTACGGAAAACGTCGCCTGGCATCCCGAAGACCTGCTGGAGATCCATCCTCACGATGCCGAACAGCGCGGCATCCGCGACGGAGACTGGGTGAAGCTTGCCAGCCGTTCGGGCGAAACGACGCTTCGGGCGCTGATCACCGATCGCGTCGCGCCAGGTGTCGTCTACACCACCTTCCATCACCCGACGACGCAGGCCAACGTCATTACCACCGATTTCTCGGACTGGGCGACGAACTGCCCGGAATACAAGGTGACGGCGGTGCAGGTAGCGCCCTCTAACGGCCCGACCGACTGGCAGCGCGACTATGACGAGCAGGCCCGCCAGTCGCGGCGCATTGCCGGCAAGCTGGAGGCGGCGGAATAG
- a CDS encoding formate dehydrogenase beta subunit encodes MTVKIYIPRDAAALALGAEKVATVMAEELAARGLDATIVRNGSRGMHWLEPLVEVESPEGRIAYGPVKARDVASLLDAGLVTGGPHPLCLGKTEEIPFLKRQVRLTFARCGITDPLSLHDYRAHGGLRGLEKAVVMDPAAIVAEVTESGLRGRGGAGFPTGIKWKTVLEAQGPQKYIVCNADEGDSGTFADRMIMEGDPFVLIEGMAIAGIATGATKGYIYTRSEYPHAIAAMTQAIEVARAAGVLGRSVLGSAHAFDMEVRTGAGAYVCGEETSLLNSLEGKRGLVRAKPPLPAHKGLFDQPTVINNVISLASVPVILDQGAAYYRDFGMGRSRGTIPIQIAGNVKHGGLFEIGFGLTLGEIVDDIAGGTASGRPVKAVQVGGPLGAYFPRTLFDTPFDYEAFAAKDGLIGHAGIVVFDDTADMLKQARFAMEFCAVESCGKCTPCRLGSTRGVEVADKIRDGIEPEKNRELLADLCNTMKFGSLCALGGFTPYPVVSAMTHFPEDFEPAPVREAAE; translated from the coding sequence ATGACCGTCAAGATCTATATTCCTCGCGATGCGGCCGCGCTGGCGCTTGGCGCCGAAAAAGTGGCGACGGTGATGGCCGAGGAACTGGCGGCCCGCGGTCTCGATGCGACGATCGTTCGCAACGGGTCGCGCGGCATGCATTGGCTGGAGCCGCTGGTCGAGGTCGAATCCCCCGAGGGCCGTATTGCCTATGGCCCGGTGAAGGCGCGCGATGTCGCATCACTCCTCGATGCCGGTCTCGTCACCGGCGGCCCGCACCCGCTCTGTCTCGGGAAGACGGAGGAAATTCCGTTCCTCAAGCGCCAGGTGCGGCTGACCTTTGCCCGTTGCGGCATTACGGATCCGCTGTCGCTTCACGACTATCGCGCCCATGGCGGCTTGCGCGGCCTTGAGAAGGCGGTCGTGATGGACCCTGCGGCAATCGTCGCCGAGGTCACTGAAAGCGGCCTGCGCGGCCGCGGCGGCGCGGGCTTCCCGACCGGCATCAAGTGGAAGACGGTGCTCGAAGCGCAGGGGCCGCAAAAATACATCGTCTGCAATGCCGACGAGGGTGACAGCGGCACTTTTGCAGACCGGATGATCATGGAAGGCGATCCCTTCGTGCTGATTGAAGGCATGGCGATCGCCGGCATCGCGACGGGCGCCACCAAGGGCTATATCTATACGCGCTCCGAGTATCCGCACGCGATCGCGGCGATGACGCAGGCGATCGAGGTTGCGCGGGCCGCCGGCGTGCTTGGCCGCTCTGTTCTCGGGTCCGCCCACGCCTTCGACATGGAAGTCCGCACCGGCGCCGGCGCCTATGTCTGCGGCGAGGAGACGTCGCTCCTGAACAGCCTCGAAGGCAAGCGCGGGCTCGTGCGCGCCAAGCCGCCGCTTCCCGCCCATAAGGGCCTGTTCGACCAGCCGACGGTGATCAACAACGTCATCTCGCTCGCCTCGGTGCCGGTGATCCTCGATCAGGGGGCCGCCTATTACCGCGATTTCGGCATGGGGCGCTCGCGCGGCACGATCCCGATCCAGATCGCGGGCAACGTCAAGCATGGCGGACTGTTCGAAATCGGCTTCGGCCTGACGCTCGGCGAGATCGTCGACGACATCGCCGGCGGCACTGCAAGCGGCCGGCCGGTCAAGGCCGTGCAGGTCGGCGGTCCGCTCGGTGCCTATTTCCCGCGGACGCTGTTCGACACGCCTTTCGACTACGAGGCCTTCGCGGCGAAGGACGGCCTCATCGGCCATGCCGGAATCGTCGTCTTCGACGATACGGCCGACATGCTGAAGCAGGCGCGGTTCGCCATGGAATTCTGCGCGGTCGAGAGCTGTGGCAAGTGCACGCCCTGCCGCCTCGGCTCGACGCGCGGGGTTGAAGTTGCGGACAAGATCAGAGACGGGATCGAGCCGGAGAAGAACCGCGAGCTGCTCGCCGATCTCTGCAACACGATGAAATTCGGCTCGCTCTGCGCCCTCGGCGGCTTCACGCCCTATCCGGTGGTGAGTGCCATGACTCACTTTCCGGAGGATTTCGAGCCGGCGCCGGTGAGGGAGGCGGCGGAATGA
- a CDS encoding formate dehydrogenase subunit gamma, protein MNIHLPRADVAEQTLAIIDELKGLEGPLLPILHALQDEFGYVPQESLPVIARELNLSRAEVYGVVTFYHDFREHPAGRHVLKLCRAEACQSMGGDRLADRAKALLGIDFHETTPDGGVTLEPVYCLGLCSCSPSAMLDGEVHGRLDDAALEALVAEARR, encoded by the coding sequence GTGAATATCCATCTGCCGCGCGCGGACGTGGCCGAGCAAACGCTGGCGATCATCGACGAGCTGAAGGGGCTTGAAGGCCCGTTGCTCCCGATCCTGCACGCCCTGCAGGACGAGTTCGGCTATGTGCCGCAGGAATCCTTGCCGGTGATTGCGCGCGAGCTCAATCTCTCGCGCGCCGAGGTCTACGGCGTCGTCACCTTCTATCATGACTTCCGCGAGCACCCGGCCGGGCGCCACGTGCTGAAGCTCTGTCGCGCCGAAGCGTGCCAGTCGATGGGCGGGGACAGGCTGGCCGACCGGGCGAAGGCCCTGCTTGGCATCGATTTCCACGAAACGACACCCGACGGCGGGGTGACACTCGAACCCGTTTACTGTCTGGGGCTCTGTTCCTGTTCGCCATCGGCAATGCTCGATGGCGAGGTGCATGGCCGGCTCGATGATGCAGCGCTTGAGGCGCTGGTCGCGGAGGCACGCCGATGA
- a CDS encoding LysR family transcriptional regulator gives MIDKLEFFLALARERHFGRAAEECGVTQPTLSAAIRQLEDQLGVMLVNRGSRFQGLTPEGQRVLEWARRIVGDTRTMREEMRAARKGLSGHIRLAAIPTTLAMVPMITAPFQEKHPDVTFSVLSTTSLQILALLENLEIDAGLTYLENEPLGRVTSVPLQMEQYHLVTAAGAPLADRESVTWKEVSNIRLCLLTADMQNRRIINQHFAEAGAVASPTLESNSMIVLFSHVRTGRWASIMPYNVAKSFGFHEDIRMIPIVEPDVRHTVGLVATYREPFTPLVSALLHEARILAERNAA, from the coding sequence ATGATCGACAAGCTGGAATTCTTTCTCGCGCTCGCCCGCGAGCGGCACTTCGGTCGGGCGGCCGAGGAATGCGGCGTGACGCAGCCGACGCTGTCGGCGGCGATCCGGCAGCTCGAGGATCAGCTCGGCGTGATGCTTGTCAATCGCGGCTCGCGCTTTCAGGGGCTGACGCCCGAGGGCCAGCGGGTGCTCGAATGGGCGAGACGGATCGTCGGCGACACCCGCACCATGCGCGAGGAGATGCGGGCGGCGCGCAAGGGATTGTCCGGGCATATCCGGCTTGCGGCGATCCCGACGACCCTTGCAATGGTGCCGATGATCACGGCTCCCTTTCAGGAGAAGCACCCGGACGTGACTTTCTCGGTTCTCTCGACGACGTCGCTGCAGATCCTGGCGCTTTTGGAGAATCTCGAGATCGATGCGGGGTTGACTTACCTGGAAAACGAGCCGCTCGGTCGCGTCACCAGCGTGCCGCTGCAGATGGAGCAATATCATCTGGTGACGGCCGCCGGGGCGCCGCTTGCGGATCGCGAAAGCGTGACATGGAAAGAAGTTAGCAACATTCGGCTTTGTCTGTTGACTGCCGACATGCAGAACCGGCGGATCATCAATCAGCACTTCGCCGAGGCGGGAGCCGTCGCCAGCCCGACGCTCGAGTCCAATTCGATGATCGTGCTTTTCTCCCATGTCCGCACCGGCCGCTGGGCGAGCATCATGCCCTATAACGTCGCGAAATCCTTCGGTTTTCACGAGGACATACGGATGATTCCGATCGTCGAGCCGGATGTGCGGCATACCGTCGGACTGGTCGCCACCTATCGCGAACCCTTTACGCCCTTGGTGTCGGCGCTGCTGCATGAGGCGCGCATCCTTGCCGAGCGCAACGCAGCTTGA
- a CDS encoding SDR family NAD(P)-dependent oxidoreductase, translating into MYHPALFRGMNVVVTGGGRGIGLEVARQFLDCGARVVVHMGRAMPRDRPDFLDLATSEGRAFLHEADFLEAGSVDGLADEVRSRFDSLDVLVNNAGTMVGRFPAAELTDKEYRTILQLNQTSVVEMTRTMLPLLRKGPHPAIVNTVSISARTGGSAGSSIYSATKAFVATYSKALARELAPEGIRVNCVSPGTIATDFHQRYSTPEKLEATRKSIPLGRLGTADDCAPAYLFLASHALSGYITGQVLEVNGGQLIC; encoded by the coding sequence ATGTATCATCCGGCCTTATTCAGGGGCATGAATGTGGTGGTGACCGGTGGCGGGCGCGGCATCGGTCTCGAGGTTGCACGGCAGTTCCTCGATTGCGGCGCAAGAGTGGTCGTTCACATGGGGCGGGCGATGCCCCGCGACCGTCCCGATTTCCTCGATCTCGCGACGAGCGAGGGCAGGGCCTTTCTCCATGAGGCGGATTTTCTCGAAGCCGGCAGCGTGGATGGTCTTGCGGACGAGGTGCGGAGCCGCTTCGACAGTCTCGATGTGCTTGTCAACAATGCCGGCACGATGGTCGGTCGCTTCCCGGCCGCGGAACTCACCGACAAGGAATACCGCACCATCCTTCAGCTCAACCAGACCTCGGTCGTCGAGATGACGCGCACCATGCTGCCGCTGTTGCGCAAGGGTCCGCATCCGGCGATCGTCAACACCGTGTCGATCTCTGCGCGCACGGGTGGCAGTGCCGGTTCGTCGATCTATTCTGCCACCAAGGCCTTCGTCGCCACCTATTCGAAGGCGCTGGCGCGCGAACTGGCGCCGGAAGGAATCCGGGTCAATTGCGTTTCGCCCGGCACGATCGCCACCGATTTCCATCAGCGCTATTCCACGCCGGAAAAGCTGGAGGCGACACGGAAATCGATTCCGCTCGGGCGGCTCGGGACAGCCGACGATTGCGCGCCTGCCTATCTCTTCCTCGCCTCGCATGCGCTTTCGGGCTATATCACCGGCCAGGTGCTGGAAGTAAACGGCGGTCAGCTGATCTGCTAG
- a CDS encoding DeoR/GlpR family DNA-binding transcription regulator, with translation MYLTGRQEEILALAKTEGRVLVEELAQRFSVTPQTIRKDLNDLCDARVLNRIHGGAIFPSGKENVKYDARRQIAAAEKQAIGRAAAALIPDSASLFINIGTTTEAVGEALLDHKELMVITNNINVANRLRIYPSIEVVIAGGVVRGSDGGIVGEAAVDFIRQFKVDFAVIGASAIDNDGALLDFDYREVKVAQAIIANARHVILVSDSTKFERTAPVRIGHISQVKTFITDRCFLENVRKICAEQGVRLIETEA, from the coding sequence ATGTATCTCACCGGAAGGCAGGAGGAAATCCTTGCGCTCGCCAAGACCGAAGGCCGGGTGCTCGTCGAGGAACTCGCCCAGCGCTTTTCGGTGACGCCGCAGACGATCCGCAAGGATCTGAACGACCTCTGCGACGCACGCGTCCTCAATCGCATTCATGGCGGCGCCATCTTCCCGAGCGGCAAGGAGAACGTGAAATACGATGCCCGGCGCCAGATTGCCGCTGCGGAGAAGCAGGCGATCGGCCGCGCGGCAGCGGCCCTGATCCCCGATAGCGCCTCGCTCTTCATTAATATCGGCACCACCACGGAGGCGGTCGGCGAGGCGCTGCTCGACCACAAGGAACTGATGGTCATCACCAATAACATCAATGTTGCAAACCGGTTGCGGATATATCCGTCGATCGAGGTGGTGATCGCCGGCGGCGTCGTGCGCGGTTCGGACGGCGGTATCGTCGGCGAGGCGGCCGTCGATTTCATCCGGCAGTTCAAGGTGGATTTCGCCGTGATCGGCGCCTCGGCAATCGACAACGATGGCGCGCTTCTCGATTTCGATTATCGCGAAGTGAAGGTGGCGCAGGCGATCATCGCCAATGCACGGCACGTTATCCTGGTCTCGGACTCGACCAAATTCGAACGCACCGCACCGGTTAGAATCGGCCATATCTCCCAAGTCAAGACCTTCATCACCGACCGCTGTTTCCTTGAAAATGTTCGAAAAATTTGCGCCGAACAAGGTGTGAGACTGATCGAGACCGAGGCGTGA